Proteins from a genomic interval of Odocoileus virginianus isolate 20LAN1187 ecotype Illinois unplaced genomic scaffold, Ovbor_1.2 Unplaced_Contig_20, whole genome shotgun sequence:
- the UBQLN3 gene encoding ubiquilin-3 codes for MAKSGEALPQGSPVLVQDPHLIKVTVKTPKDKEDFSVTDTCTIQQLKEEISQRFKAHPDQLILIFAGKILKDPDSLAQCGVRDGLTVHLVIKMQRRTMVNKCPAASVPTPAPSPGSLPQPSSIYPVDGPPTFSLGVLTGLNGLGLTLGGFPDQPGSLVWQHVSVPEFVAQIIDDPFIQGLLSNTGLVRQLVLDNPRMQQLIQHNPEIGHILNNPEIMRQTLEFLRNPAMMQEMMRSQDRALSNLESIPGGYNVLRAMYTDIMDPMLNAVQEQFGGNPFATTTTANATSSSSQPSRTENCDPLPNPWTSTYAGSAGRRGWRPGDQDISELRNRGPNILGNIGLYDYLQQLLEIPQSLGTYLQGMASTLSPSQEPPPPPGSQVPPVSPSSQEPESGQALPKESVAIKGKPSCPAFLRYPTESSARKDGGQDGAGNGSTGHSTHMPDLVSGLGPATNRTPLVPSPPLPTAATAEIPEHVWLPPPAYPRSQRPTSMNQAPQLQDKMRWQLPQLLHLEAAMVNPRAVHALLQIEQGLQILATEAPRLFLWFMPCLTGLGSMAGDIEPRESPLVPGDPSPPPAPEVPSAQGSMELGLHSTPFLQMLRALTGTNPQQPTPETHFRVQLEELRAMGFLNPEANLQALIATGGDVDAAVEKLRQL; via the coding sequence ATGGCCAAAAGTGGAGAGGCCCTGCCACAGGGCAGCCCAGTGCTGGTCCAGGATCCCCACCTCATCAAGGTGACAGTGAAGACGCCTAAGGACAAGGAGGATTTCTCAGTTACAGACACTTGCACCATCCAGCAGCTGAAGGAAGAGATATCCCAGCGCTTTAAGGCCCACCCTGATCAGCTGATCCTAATCTTTGCTGGCAAAATCCTCAAGGACCCTGACTCGCTGGCACAGTGCGGGGTCCGGGATGGCCTCACTGTCCACCTAGTCATCAAGATGCAGCGTCGCACCATGGTCAACAAGTGCCCAGCTGCTTCAGTCCCTACCCCAGCCCCAAGCCCTGGGTCCCTCCCTCAGCCAAGCTCCATTTACCCAGTAGATGGGCCACCTACCTTTAGCTTGGGTGTCCTCACAGGCCTCAATGGGCTAGGCCTGACCTTGGGTGGTTTCCCTGACCAGCCAGGCTCCCTGGTGTGGCAGCACGTATCTGTGCCTGAatttgtggctcagatcattgaTGACCCCTTCATCCAGGGTCTGCTGTCCAACACAGGCTTGGTGCGCCAGTTGGTTCTTGACAATCCCCGTATGCAGCAGTTGATCCAGCACAACCCTGAGATTGGGCACATTCTCAACAATCCTGAAATCATGCGGCAGACACTGGAGTTTCTACGTAACCCTGCCATGATGCAAGAGATGATGCGCAGCCAGGACCGGGCGCTTAGCAACCTGGAGAGCATCCCGGGAGGCTACAATGTGCTCCGAGCCATGTATACAGATATTATGGACCCCATGCTTAATGCAGTCCAGGAGCAGTTTGGGGGCAATCCCTTTGCCACCACTACTACTGCTAATgctaccagcagcagcagccaaccCTCAAGGACGGAGAATTGTGaccctctccccaacccctggACTTCCACATATGCAGGCTCAGCtggcaggaggggctggaggcctGGGGACCAGGATATATCTGAACTTAGAAATAGGGGTCCCAATATTCTGGGGAATATAGGCCTCTATGACTACCTCCAACAATTGCTTGAGATCCCCCAGTCCCTGGGAACCTATCTGCAGGGGATGGCATCTACCCTCAGTCCAAGCCAAgaaccacctccaccaccaggaAGCCAAGTTCCTCCAGTTTCACCCTCATCCCAGGAACCTGAGTCAGGCCAGGCTCTCCCCAAGGAGTCAGTTGCAATCAAGGGAAAGCCCTCTTGCCCAGCCTTCCTGAGGTATCCCACGGAGAGCAGTGCTAGAAAAGATGGAGGTCAAGATGGTGCAGGGAACGGCTCCACTGGCCATAGCACCCACATGCCTGATCTTGTCTCCGGGTTGGGGCCTGCTACCAATAGGACCCCACTCGTCCCTTCCCCACCTTTGCCCACAGCAGCTACTGCTGAAATCCCTGAGCATGTCTGGCTGCCGCCACCAGCTTATCCAAGATCTCAGAGGCCAACCAGCATGAATCAGGCCCCACAGCTGCAGGACAAGATGCGCTGGCAACTGCCACAGCTGCTGCACCTTGAGGCAGCCATGGTAAACCCACGTGCCGTGCATGCCCTGCTGCAGATTGAGCAGGGTCTGCAGATCCTGGCTACGGAAGCCCCTCGCCTCTTCCTCTGGTTCATGCCTTGTCTAACAGGGCTGGGAAGTATGGCGGGAGATATAGAACCTCGAGAGAGTCCCCTTGTGCCTGGGGATCCTTcgcctcccccagctcctgagGTTCCCTCAGCACAGGGCTCTATGGAGCTGGGCCTCCATTCCACCCCCTTCCTCCAGATGTTGCGAGCCTTGACTGGCACCAATCCCCAGCAGCCAACGCCCGAGACTCACTTCCGGGTGCAGTTAGAGGAACTGCGGGCCATGGGCTTCCTGAACCCTGAAGCCAATCTCCAGGCCCTCATTGCCACAGGAGGTGACGTGGATGCTGCTGTGGAGAAGCTGAGGCAGTTGTAG